The Thermoclostridium stercorarium subsp. stercorarium DSM 8532 genome contains a region encoding:
- a CDS encoding Tex family protein translates to MDIKAVLQKEFQLSKTQVENVINLIEAGNTIPFIARYRKEMTGSLNDQVLREFNERYSYLKNLEARKKDVYRLIEEQGKMTDEIAASIEGAMTLQEIEDIYRPFRPKRRTRAMIAKEKGLEPLASLMMLGNITDETIENKAREYINPEKGLNNVEEVLEGARDIVAEEISDNALVRKEIRNIFHLSGVVESVAVKEEDSVYRQYYDFKEPVKTIPSHRILAINRGEREEFLKVSISVPEDKVLAFLYESFGIKDRENRKHMAMAVEDAYKRLIRPSIEREIRNELTERAEEQAMSVFRENLRKLLMQPPVHNCVVLGIDPAYRTGCKICVVDETGKVLATGVVYPTPPQNRTEEAKAVLKELIEKYDVDVIAIGNGTASRETEIFVADMLKEIEKEVKYMVVNEAGASVYSASRLGAEEFPDFDVSLRSAVSIARRLQDPLAELVKIDPKSIGVGQYQHDMNQKRLSETLGAVVEDVVNKVGVDLNTASVSLLSYVSGISKSVAANIVAYREKVGKFRSREELKKVPKLGPKIFEQCAGFLRIRDGDNVLDNTAVHPESYDACELLLKKLGYTHEDIRNHDLDLIDLKIKEIGLKNLAEELNIGEPTLKDIIEELKKPGRDPRDELPPPMLRRDILDIKDLKPGMVLTGTVRNVADFGAFVDIGVHQDGLVHISQLSDKFVKNPLDVVSVGDIVTVKVLDVDIERKRISLTMRSV, encoded by the coding sequence ATGGATATTAAGGCTGTTTTGCAGAAGGAATTTCAGCTGAGCAAGACACAGGTTGAAAATGTTATTAATCTTATAGAAGCGGGAAATACCATTCCGTTTATAGCAAGATACCGCAAGGAAATGACAGGGTCGCTGAATGATCAGGTGCTGCGGGAATTTAATGAACGTTATTCATACCTTAAAAATCTTGAAGCCAGAAAAAAAGATGTTTACAGGTTGATAGAGGAACAGGGCAAAATGACCGACGAAATTGCCGCGTCAATAGAAGGGGCAATGACCCTACAGGAGATAGAGGATATATACAGGCCGTTCAGGCCAAAGCGCAGAACCAGGGCAATGATTGCGAAGGAAAAAGGGCTTGAACCCCTTGCATCACTTATGATGTTGGGAAACATAACTGATGAAACAATAGAAAATAAGGCTCGGGAATATATAAATCCCGAAAAGGGTCTGAACAATGTGGAGGAGGTTTTGGAGGGAGCAAGGGATATAGTGGCCGAAGAAATATCCGACAACGCTTTGGTAAGGAAGGAGATAAGAAATATTTTTCATCTGTCGGGCGTTGTGGAGTCAGTGGCCGTTAAGGAAGAGGATTCGGTATACAGACAGTATTATGATTTTAAAGAACCTGTGAAAACAATTCCAAGCCACAGGATACTGGCCATTAACAGGGGAGAAAGGGAAGAATTCCTGAAGGTCAGTATCTCGGTTCCGGAAGACAAAGTTCTGGCATTCCTGTACGAAAGTTTTGGCATAAAAGACCGGGAAAACCGGAAACACATGGCGATGGCCGTTGAAGATGCCTACAAAAGACTAATCCGGCCGTCCATCGAACGGGAAATAAGAAACGAACTGACAGAAAGGGCCGAAGAACAGGCAATGTCGGTTTTTCGGGAGAACCTCAGAAAACTTTTAATGCAACCGCCTGTGCATAACTGTGTGGTTCTCGGAATTGATCCGGCATACCGTACCGGATGCAAAATATGCGTTGTAGACGAAACGGGGAAAGTACTTGCCACCGGTGTTGTATATCCGACCCCTCCGCAGAACAGAACCGAAGAGGCAAAGGCGGTGCTGAAAGAATTGATTGAAAAATACGACGTTGACGTTATTGCTATAGGAAACGGAACCGCCAGCAGGGAAACAGAGATTTTTGTCGCCGATATGCTTAAGGAAATAGAAAAAGAAGTCAAATACATGGTGGTAAATGAAGCAGGAGCATCGGTATATTCGGCTTCAAGGCTTGGGGCTGAAGAATTTCCGGACTTTGACGTATCGCTCAGAAGTGCCGTATCAATAGCAAGGCGCCTGCAGGATCCGCTTGCCGAGCTGGTAAAAATAGATCCCAAATCGATAGGTGTCGGGCAGTATCAGCACGATATGAACCAGAAGCGTTTAAGTGAAACACTCGGTGCGGTGGTGGAGGATGTTGTGAACAAAGTCGGAGTTGACCTGAATACCGCATCGGTGTCGTTGCTTTCATATGTTTCGGGCATCAGCAAAAGTGTGGCAGCAAATATAGTTGCATACAGAGAAAAGGTGGGCAAATTCAGAAGCCGTGAAGAACTTAAGAAAGTACCCAAGCTCGGTCCCAAAATTTTTGAACAGTGTGCGGGATTTTTAAGAATCCGCGACGGCGACAATGTGCTGGATAATACCGCCGTTCACCCGGAATCCTATGACGCATGTGAATTGCTGCTGAAAAAGCTTGGTTATACCCATGAGGATATACGGAATCACGACCTGGACTTGATAGACCTTAAGATTAAGGAAATCGGCCTTAAAAACCTTGCGGAGGAACTTAATATCGGCGAGCCCACCCTTAAGGACATTATAGAAGAATTGAAAAAGCCCGGAAGAGATCCGCGGGACGAACTTCCTCCGCCGATGTTAAGGCGTGACATACTTGATATTAAAGATTTGAAACCCGGTATGGTGTTAACGGGAACGGTGAGGAATGTGGCAGACTTCGGTGCGTTCGTTGACATAGGTGTGCATCAGGATGGACTGGTCCATATTTCACAGCTTTCCGACAAATTTGTGAAAAACCCTCTTGATGTGGTTTCAGTGGGGGACATAGTCACGGTAAAGGTTCTTGACGTGGACATAGAAAGAAAAAGGATATCGCTTACAATGCGCAGTGTGTAG